In the Mastacembelus armatus chromosome 2, fMasArm1.2, whole genome shotgun sequence genome, one interval contains:
- the LOC113127174 gene encoding traf2 and NCK-interacting protein kinase-like isoform X6: MANDSPAKSLVDIDLASLRDPAGIFELVEVVGNGTYGQVYKGRHVKTGQLAAIKVMDVTEDEEEEIKLEINMLKKYSHHRNIATYYGAFIKKSPPGHDDQLWLVMEFCGAGSITDLVKNTKGNQLKEDWIAYISREILRGLAHLHAHHVIHRDIKGQNVLLTENAEVKLVDFGVSAQLDRTVGRRNTFIGTPYWMAPEVIACDENPDATYDYRSDLWSCGITAIEMAEGAPPLCDMHPMRALFLIPRNPPPRLKSKKWSKKFFSFIESCLVKNYTQRPPTDQLLKHPFIRDQPNERQVRIQLKDHIDRTKKKRGEKDETEYEYSGSEEEEEDPPEQEGEPSSIVNVPGESTLRRDFIRLQQENKERSEALRRQQLLQEQQLREQEEYKRQLLAERQKRIEQQKEQRRRLEEQQRREREMRRQQEREQRRREQEEKRRIEEMDRRRKEEEERRRAEDEKRRNDREQELIRRQLEEEQRHLEMLQEQLLREQAMLLADERYRKNIQGSPQAAPPPKQPPLPPRSSEPFSNGNSSSEVSAMHRPMEPQVQWSHLAALKSSNSAAPSPPPPVVSRSQSFSEPGGVTSSFAQLHLRSQDPHHHHHHHHHPSPARTDPQPQPPLHHPQAQTRVEHQASSEEVPPKVPVRTTSRSPVLSRRDSPLPSQPGNQGGQRNAGGNVEQRPLWDRVEKLQPRPGSGSSSGSSNSSSQASSGDRFRPRSSSKSEGSPLQRPENIHKKQDEKNLARPTRPAGDVDLTALAKELRAVDDVRPPHKITDYSSSSEESGTTDEEDDEEVDQEAGEESTSGTEDSRAGRLSNGETESAKTMLAEDSESDQATTPSKDGTLVIRQSTIDIKRLVNLSSSSSASTGHSHGQSQPLSHGLPEKNGFASRIQHLPDLIQQSRHSPSSSTTIPSSSSFPSSSSHISPAMSPQNPLDNLTAIESQSESNSMSKHKSSSSFTPFIDPRLLQISPSSGSSLNNMAGFGQDGRLADPLRSDPSRKGSVVNVNPVNTRPPSDTPEIRKYKKRFNSEILCAALWGVNLLVGTESGLMLLDRSGQGKVYPLINRRRIQQMDVLEGLNVLVTISGKKNKLRVYYLSWLRNKILHNDPEVEKKQGWVNVGDLEGCVHYKVVKYERIKFLVLALKNSVEVYAWAPKPYHKFMAFKSFGDLVHKPLLVDLTVEEGQRLKVIYGSCSGFHAVDVDSGAVYDIYLPTHIQTSIQCHAIIILPNTDGIELLVCYEDEGVYVNTYGRITKDVVLQWGEMPTSVAYIRSNQIMGWGEKAIEIRSVETGHLDGVFMHKRAQRLKFLCERNDKVFFASVRPGGASQVYFMTLGRSSLMSW, encoded by the exons ATGGCGAACGACTCTCCGGCTAAAAGTCTAGTGGACATAGACTTGGCTTCATTGCGG gaCCCAGCTGGGATATTTGAATTGGTGGAGGTCGTTGGAAATGGCACCTATGGACAAGTATACAAG GGACGACATGTCAAGACTGGACAGCTGGCTGCCATCAAGGTCATGGACGTCACAGAG gatgaagaggaggaaattAAACTGGAGATCAATATGCTGAAGAAGTATTCCCACCACAGAAACATAGCTACCTACTATGGTGCTTTCATTAAGAAGAGCCCCCCAGGACACGATGACCAGCTATGG TTGGTGATGGAGTTCTGTGGTGCCGGTTCGATCACAGACCTGGTGAAGAACACCAAGGGGAACCAGCTGAAGGAAGACTGGATCGCCTACATCTCCAGAGAGATCCTCAGA GGTCTGGCCCACTTACACGCCCACCACGTCATCCACCGTGACATCAAGGGCCAGAACGTCCTGTTGACTGAGAACGCTGAAGTCAAACTGG TGGACTTTGGTGTGAGTGCTCAGCTGGATAGAACAGTGGGGAGGAGAAACACCTTCATTGGGACCCCTTACTGGATGGCCCCTGAGGTCATTGCCTGTGATGAGAACCCAGATGCTACATATGATTACAGA AGCGATCTGTGGTCTTGTGGAATCACAGCTATTGAGATGGCTGAAGGAGCACCAC CACTTTGTGACATGCACCCTATGCGTGCACTCTTCCTCATTCCAAGAAACCCTCCTCCTAGGCTCAAATCTAAAAAATG GTCCAAaaagtttttcagtttcattgagAGCTGCCTGGTGAAGAACTACACCCAGCGCCCCCCGACAGATCAGCTGCTAAAGCACCCCTTCATCCGAGACCAGCCCAATGAGCGGCAAGTCCGTATACAGCTCAAAGACCACATCGACCGGACCAAGAAGAAGAGGGGAGAGAAgg ATGAGACAGAGTACGAGTACAGTggcagtgaggaggaggaagaggatccCCCAGAGCAGGAGGGAGAGCCCAG CTCCATTGTCAATGTGCCAGGTGAGTCAACTCTGCGCCGTGACTTCATCCGCCTACAGCAGGAGAACAAGGAGCGTTCAGAGGCGCTGCGTCGCCAGCAGCTCCTCCAGGAGCAGCAGCTCCGGGAGCAAGAAGAGTACAAACGCCAGCTACTGGCCGAGAGGCAGAAACGCATTGAGCAGCAGAAGGAGCAGAGGAGGCGGCTGGAAGAG CAACAGCGACGGGAACGGGAGATGAGGAGGCAACAGGAGCGTGAGCAGCGTCGCCGTGAGCAAGAGGAGAAAAGGCGTATCGAAGAGATGGATCGCAGACGCAAAGAAGAGGAGGAACGCCGGCGGGCTGAGGACGAGAAGAGGAGGAATGATCGTGAACAG GAGCTCATCAGACGTCAGCTGGAGGAGGAACAGAGACACCTGGAGATGCTGCAGGAGCAGCTGCTCCGTGAACAGGCCATGCTGCTG GCTGACGAGCGGTACCGCAAGAACATTCAGGGCTCCCCTCAGGCAGCCCCTCCTCCCAAGCAGCCCCCTCTGCCTCCCCGCTCTTCTGAACCCTTCTCCAACGGCAACTCCTCCTCCGAGGTCTCGGCCATGCACCGGCCCATGGAGCCTCAG GTCCAGTGGTCCCACCTGGCTGCTCTCAAAAGCAGCAACAGTGCcgccccctctcctcctccacccgTGGTCTCTCGTTCTCAGTCCTTCAGCGAGCCCGGTGGTGTGACCTCTAGCTTTGCACAACTCCACCTGCGCTCCCAGGACccccatcatcaccaccaccaccaccaccacccatcACCTGCACGCACTGACCCTCAGCCCCAACCTCCCCTCCACCACCCTCAGGCCCAGACTAGGGTCGAACACCAGGCCAGCAGCGAGGAGGTGCCTCCCAAG GTACCAGTGAGGACTACATCCAGGTCTCCAGTGCTGTCGCGTCGAGATTCCCCTCTGCCGTCACAGCCTGGTAACCAGGGCGGACAGAGGAATGCAGGCGG GAATGTAGAGCAGCGCCCCCTGTGGGACCGAGTGGAGAAGCTCCAGCCTCGGCCAGGCAGCGGCAGCTCCTCCGGGTCTTCCAACTCTAGCTCCCAGGCCAGTTCTGGGGATCGCTTCAGACCACGCT CTTCCTCTAAATCTGAAGGATCACCTCTCCAGCGGCctgaaaacattcacaaaaaacaagatgaaaagaATCTGGCCAGGCCTACTCGACCAGCT GGTGATGTG GACCTGACTGCTCTGGCCAAGGAGCTCCGTGCAGTAGATGATGTGCGGCCTCCACACAAGATTACTGACTACTCCTCCTCAAGTGAGGAGTCAGGCACCACTGACgaagaagatgatgaggaagTGGACCAGGAGGCTGGAGAGGAGTCTACCTCAGGGACTGAGGACTCCAGGGCTGG GAGGTTGAGTAATGGGGAGACAGAGTCTGCTAAGACAATGCTGGCTGAAGACTCCGAGAGTGATCAAGCTACTACGCCCTCAAAGGATGGCACACTGGTCATCAGACAG AGCACCATTGACATAAAGCGGTTGGTCaatctctcctcctcttcctcggcCAGCACTGGTCACAGCCATGGCCAGTCCCAACCGCTCAGCCACGGCCTACCAGAGAAAAACGGCTTTGCCAGCCGTATACAACACCTACCAGACCTAATCCAGCAGAGCCGTCACTCCCCTTCCTCTTCCACAACcatcccttcctcctcctctttcccctCCTCATCTAGCCATATCAGTCCTGCCATGTCCCCACAGAACCCCCTGGACAATCTCACTGCCATAGAG TCCCAGTCGGAGAGCAACTCCATGTCCAAACACAAGTCTTCCTCTTCCTTCACTCCCTTCATCGACCCACGCCTACTTCAGATCTCTCCATCCAGCGGCAGCTCCCTCAACAACATGG CTGGATTTGGGCAGGATGGACGGCTGGCAGACCCACTGAGGTCAGACCCATCCCGTAAAGGCTCAGTGGTCAATGTTAACCCAGTCAACACGCGACCACCAAGTGACACGCCGGAGATTCGCAAGTACAAGAAGAGGTTCAACTCTGAGATCCTGTGCGCTGCACTCTGGG GGGTAAACCTGCTGGTGGGGACAGAGAGCGGTCTGATGCTGCTGGATCGAAGCGGTCAGGGGAAGGTCTACCCCCTGATCAACCGACGGCGCATCCAACAAATGGATGTCCTGGAGGGACTCAATGTCCTGGTCACCATATCAG GTAAAAAGAACAAGCTGCGAGTGTATTACCTGTCATGGCTCAGAAACAAGATTTTGCACAATGACCCTGAGGTGGAGAAGAAACAGGGATGGGTGAATGTGGGTGACCTGGAGGGCTGTGTCCACTACAAAGTCG TGAAGTATGAGAGGATTAAGTTTTTGGTGCTGGCCTTGAAGAACTCTGTGGAGGTGTATGCCTGGGCACCCAAGCCCTACCACAAATTCATGGCCTTCAAG TCTTTTGGTGACCTGGTGCACAAGCCTCTACTGGTTGACCTGACGGTGGAGGAAGGTCAGAGGTTAAAGGTCATCTATGGCTCCTGCTCTGGCTTCCATGCTGTGGATGTGGACTCTGGGGCTGTCTATGATATCTACCTGCCCACACAT ATCCAGACCAGCATTCAGTGCCATGCCATCATCATCTTGCCCAACACTGACGGGATTGAGTTGCTGGTGTGTTACGAGGACGAGGGCGTCTACGTCAACACCTATGGACGCATCACCAAGGATGTGGTGCTTCAGTGGGGAGAAATGCCAACTTCTGTGG CCTACATTAGGTCAAACCAGATCATGGGCTGGGGTGAGAAAGCCATAGAGATCCGCTCTGTGGAGACCGGACACCTGGATGGAGTTTTCATGCACAAGAGAGCCCAGAGACTCAAGTTCCTTTGTGAGAGGAATGACAAG gtCTTCTTTGCATCTGTGCGCCCTGGAGGTGCCAGCCAGGTATACTTCATGACCCTGGGACGCTCCTCCCTGATGAGCTGGTAG
- the LOC113127174 gene encoding mitogen-activated protein kinase kinase kinase kinase 4-like isoform X3: MANDSPAKSLVDIDLASLRDPAGIFELVEVVGNGTYGQVYKGRHVKTGQLAAIKVMDVTEDEEEEIKLEINMLKKYSHHRNIATYYGAFIKKSPPGHDDQLWLVMEFCGAGSITDLVKNTKGNQLKEDWIAYISREILRGLAHLHAHHVIHRDIKGQNVLLTENAEVKLVDFGVSAQLDRTVGRRNTFIGTPYWMAPEVIACDENPDATYDYRSDLWSCGITAIEMAEGAPPLCDMHPMRALFLIPRNPPPRLKSKKWSKKFFSFIESCLVKNYTQRPPTDQLLKHPFIRDQPNERQVRIQLKDHIDRTKKKRGEKDETEYEYSGSEEEEEDPPEQEGEPSSIVNVPGESTLRRDFIRLQQENKERSEALRRQQLLQEQQLREQEEYKRQLLAERQKRIEQQKEQRRRLEEQQRREREMRRQQEREQRRREQEEKRRIEEMDRRRKEEEERRRAEDEKRRNDREQELIRRQLEEEQRHLEMLQEQLLREQAMLLEFKWRELEEQRKAERLHKRLQQEQAYLLSLQHESRQPHGDKTRLPPDQNTTPQTSILPPDRALMTIPQAQVLDSVVSIARGTLESSRAPQTIPSDSTKSQAAVLDMTDSDETRPTQTETSSDSKAPQAESLEPTLPTEPVTHPPQPIREADERYRKNIQGSPQAAPPPKQPPLPPRSSEPFSNGNSSSEVSAMHRPMEPQVQWSHLAALKSSNSAAPSPPPPVVSRSQSFSEPGGVTSSFAQLHLRSQDPHHHHHHHHHPSPARTDPQPQPPLHHPQAQTRVEHQASSEEVPPKVPVRTTSRSPVLSRRDSPLPSQPGNQGGQRNAGGNVEQRPLWDRVEKLQPRPGSGSSSGSSNSSSQASSGDRFRPRSSSKSEGSPLQRPENIHKKQDEKNLARPTRPAGDVDLTALAKELRAVDDVRPPHKITDYSSSSEESGTTDEEDDEEVDQEAGEESTSGTEDSRAGRLSNGETESAKTMLAEDSESDQATTPSKDGTLVIRQSTIDIKRLVNLSSSSSASTGHSHGQSQPLSHGLPEKNGFASRIQHLPDLIQQSRHSPSSSTTIPSSSSFPSSSSHISPAMSPQNPLDNLTAIESQSESNSMSKHKSSSSFTPFIDPRLLQISPSSGSSLNNMAGFGQDGRLADPLRSDPSRKGSVVNVNPVNTRPPSDTPEIRKYKKRFNSEILCAALWGVNLLVGTESGLMLLDRSGQGKVYPLINRRRIQQMDVLEGLNVLVTISGKKNKLRVYYLSWLRNKILHNDPEVEKKQGWVNVGDLEGCVHYKVVKYERIKFLVLALKNSVEVYAWAPKPYHKFMAFKSFGDLVHKPLLVDLTVEEGQRLKVIYGSCSGFHAVDVDSGAVYDIYLPTHIQTSIQCHAIIILPNTDGIELLVCYEDEGVYVNTYGRITKDVVLQWGEMPTSVAYIRSNQPCSPAFEPIPSSSSSFIGGGICCLLMVNIGVIVKLFMIYVCGWRKH, encoded by the exons ATGGCGAACGACTCTCCGGCTAAAAGTCTAGTGGACATAGACTTGGCTTCATTGCGG gaCCCAGCTGGGATATTTGAATTGGTGGAGGTCGTTGGAAATGGCACCTATGGACAAGTATACAAG GGACGACATGTCAAGACTGGACAGCTGGCTGCCATCAAGGTCATGGACGTCACAGAG gatgaagaggaggaaattAAACTGGAGATCAATATGCTGAAGAAGTATTCCCACCACAGAAACATAGCTACCTACTATGGTGCTTTCATTAAGAAGAGCCCCCCAGGACACGATGACCAGCTATGG TTGGTGATGGAGTTCTGTGGTGCCGGTTCGATCACAGACCTGGTGAAGAACACCAAGGGGAACCAGCTGAAGGAAGACTGGATCGCCTACATCTCCAGAGAGATCCTCAGA GGTCTGGCCCACTTACACGCCCACCACGTCATCCACCGTGACATCAAGGGCCAGAACGTCCTGTTGACTGAGAACGCTGAAGTCAAACTGG TGGACTTTGGTGTGAGTGCTCAGCTGGATAGAACAGTGGGGAGGAGAAACACCTTCATTGGGACCCCTTACTGGATGGCCCCTGAGGTCATTGCCTGTGATGAGAACCCAGATGCTACATATGATTACAGA AGCGATCTGTGGTCTTGTGGAATCACAGCTATTGAGATGGCTGAAGGAGCACCAC CACTTTGTGACATGCACCCTATGCGTGCACTCTTCCTCATTCCAAGAAACCCTCCTCCTAGGCTCAAATCTAAAAAATG GTCCAAaaagtttttcagtttcattgagAGCTGCCTGGTGAAGAACTACACCCAGCGCCCCCCGACAGATCAGCTGCTAAAGCACCCCTTCATCCGAGACCAGCCCAATGAGCGGCAAGTCCGTATACAGCTCAAAGACCACATCGACCGGACCAAGAAGAAGAGGGGAGAGAAgg ATGAGACAGAGTACGAGTACAGTggcagtgaggaggaggaagaggatccCCCAGAGCAGGAGGGAGAGCCCAG CTCCATTGTCAATGTGCCAGGTGAGTCAACTCTGCGCCGTGACTTCATCCGCCTACAGCAGGAGAACAAGGAGCGTTCAGAGGCGCTGCGTCGCCAGCAGCTCCTCCAGGAGCAGCAGCTCCGGGAGCAAGAAGAGTACAAACGCCAGCTACTGGCCGAGAGGCAGAAACGCATTGAGCAGCAGAAGGAGCAGAGGAGGCGGCTGGAAGAG CAACAGCGACGGGAACGGGAGATGAGGAGGCAACAGGAGCGTGAGCAGCGTCGCCGTGAGCAAGAGGAGAAAAGGCGTATCGAAGAGATGGATCGCAGACGCAAAGAAGAGGAGGAACGCCGGCGGGCTGAGGACGAGAAGAGGAGGAATGATCGTGAACAG GAGCTCATCAGACGTCAGCTGGAGGAGGAACAGAGACACCTGGAGATGCTGCAGGAGCAGCTGCTCCGTGAACAGGCCATGCTGCTG GAGTTCAAGTGGCGGGAGCTTGAGGAGCAGCGCAAGGCCGAGCGACTCCATAAGCGCCTGCAGCAGGAGCAGGCCTACCTGCTGTCGCTCCAGCACGAGTCCAGACAGCCGCATGGTGACAAGACCAGACTCCCCCCAGACCAGAACACAACCCCACAGACCTCCATCCTGCCCCCTGACAGAGCCCTCATGACAATCCCTCAAGCTCAGGTCCTTGACAGTGTCGTTTCTATAGCGAGAGGCACTCTTGAGTCCTCCAGAGCCCCTCAGACAATCCCCTCAGACAGCACTAAATCCCAGGCAGCCGTGTTAGACATGACTGACTCTGATGAGACACGTCCCACTCAGACTGAAACCTCTAGTGACTCTAAAGCTCCCCAGGCAGAAAGTTTGGAGCCCACTCTGCCTACCGAACCTGTCACTCATCCTCCTCAGCCTATCAGAGAG GCTGACGAGCGGTACCGCAAGAACATTCAGGGCTCCCCTCAGGCAGCCCCTCCTCCCAAGCAGCCCCCTCTGCCTCCCCGCTCTTCTGAACCCTTCTCCAACGGCAACTCCTCCTCCGAGGTCTCGGCCATGCACCGGCCCATGGAGCCTCAG GTCCAGTGGTCCCACCTGGCTGCTCTCAAAAGCAGCAACAGTGCcgccccctctcctcctccacccgTGGTCTCTCGTTCTCAGTCCTTCAGCGAGCCCGGTGGTGTGACCTCTAGCTTTGCACAACTCCACCTGCGCTCCCAGGACccccatcatcaccaccaccaccaccaccacccatcACCTGCACGCACTGACCCTCAGCCCCAACCTCCCCTCCACCACCCTCAGGCCCAGACTAGGGTCGAACACCAGGCCAGCAGCGAGGAGGTGCCTCCCAAG GTACCAGTGAGGACTACATCCAGGTCTCCAGTGCTGTCGCGTCGAGATTCCCCTCTGCCGTCACAGCCTGGTAACCAGGGCGGACAGAGGAATGCAGGCGG GAATGTAGAGCAGCGCCCCCTGTGGGACCGAGTGGAGAAGCTCCAGCCTCGGCCAGGCAGCGGCAGCTCCTCCGGGTCTTCCAACTCTAGCTCCCAGGCCAGTTCTGGGGATCGCTTCAGACCACGCT CTTCCTCTAAATCTGAAGGATCACCTCTCCAGCGGCctgaaaacattcacaaaaaacaagatgaaaagaATCTGGCCAGGCCTACTCGACCAGCT GGTGATGTG GACCTGACTGCTCTGGCCAAGGAGCTCCGTGCAGTAGATGATGTGCGGCCTCCACACAAGATTACTGACTACTCCTCCTCAAGTGAGGAGTCAGGCACCACTGACgaagaagatgatgaggaagTGGACCAGGAGGCTGGAGAGGAGTCTACCTCAGGGACTGAGGACTCCAGGGCTGG GAGGTTGAGTAATGGGGAGACAGAGTCTGCTAAGACAATGCTGGCTGAAGACTCCGAGAGTGATCAAGCTACTACGCCCTCAAAGGATGGCACACTGGTCATCAGACAG AGCACCATTGACATAAAGCGGTTGGTCaatctctcctcctcttcctcggcCAGCACTGGTCACAGCCATGGCCAGTCCCAACCGCTCAGCCACGGCCTACCAGAGAAAAACGGCTTTGCCAGCCGTATACAACACCTACCAGACCTAATCCAGCAGAGCCGTCACTCCCCTTCCTCTTCCACAACcatcccttcctcctcctctttcccctCCTCATCTAGCCATATCAGTCCTGCCATGTCCCCACAGAACCCCCTGGACAATCTCACTGCCATAGAG TCCCAGTCGGAGAGCAACTCCATGTCCAAACACAAGTCTTCCTCTTCCTTCACTCCCTTCATCGACCCACGCCTACTTCAGATCTCTCCATCCAGCGGCAGCTCCCTCAACAACATGG CTGGATTTGGGCAGGATGGACGGCTGGCAGACCCACTGAGGTCAGACCCATCCCGTAAAGGCTCAGTGGTCAATGTTAACCCAGTCAACACGCGACCACCAAGTGACACGCCGGAGATTCGCAAGTACAAGAAGAGGTTCAACTCTGAGATCCTGTGCGCTGCACTCTGGG GGGTAAACCTGCTGGTGGGGACAGAGAGCGGTCTGATGCTGCTGGATCGAAGCGGTCAGGGGAAGGTCTACCCCCTGATCAACCGACGGCGCATCCAACAAATGGATGTCCTGGAGGGACTCAATGTCCTGGTCACCATATCAG GTAAAAAGAACAAGCTGCGAGTGTATTACCTGTCATGGCTCAGAAACAAGATTTTGCACAATGACCCTGAGGTGGAGAAGAAACAGGGATGGGTGAATGTGGGTGACCTGGAGGGCTGTGTCCACTACAAAGTCG TGAAGTATGAGAGGATTAAGTTTTTGGTGCTGGCCTTGAAGAACTCTGTGGAGGTGTATGCCTGGGCACCCAAGCCCTACCACAAATTCATGGCCTTCAAG TCTTTTGGTGACCTGGTGCACAAGCCTCTACTGGTTGACCTGACGGTGGAGGAAGGTCAGAGGTTAAAGGTCATCTATGGCTCCTGCTCTGGCTTCCATGCTGTGGATGTGGACTCTGGGGCTGTCTATGATATCTACCTGCCCACACAT ATCCAGACCAGCATTCAGTGCCATGCCATCATCATCTTGCCCAACACTGACGGGATTGAGTTGCTGGTGTGTTACGAGGACGAGGGCGTCTACGTCAACACCTATGGACGCATCACCAAGGATGTGGTGCTTCAGTGGGGAGAAATGCCAACTTCTGTGG CCTACATTAGGTCAAACCAG CCCTGTTCCCCAGCCTTTGAGCCGatcccatcctcctcctcttcctttatAGGAGGTGGGATCTGTTGCCTGTTGATGGTAAATATTGGTGTCATAGTTAAACTTTTCATGATATATGTGTGTGGATGGAGGAAACACTGA